The following proteins come from a genomic window of Eretmochelys imbricata isolate rEreImb1 chromosome 11, rEreImb1.hap1, whole genome shotgun sequence:
- the S100B gene encoding protein S100-B, giving the protein MSALEKAMIAIIEAFHQYSGKEGDKHKLKKSELKELINNELPHFLGEIKDQETVDKVMETLDADGDAECDFQEFVAFIAMVTSACHEFFEHE; this is encoded by the exons ATGTCTGCTCTGGAAAAGGCCATGATTGCCATCATTGAAGCTTTCCACCAGTACTCGGGAAAGGAGGGAGACAAACACAAGCTGAAGAAATCTGAATTAAAGGAGCTCATTAACAATGAGCTCCCCCATTTTTTAGGC GAAATTAAAGATCAGGAGACAGTGGATAAGGTGATGGAGACACTGGATGCCGATGGTGACGCTGAATGCGACTTCCAGGAATTTGTAGCCTTCATTGCCATGGTCACTTCAGCTTGTCATGAGTTCTTTGAACATGAGTGA